The stretch of DNA GTAACAGTCATGGATGACCGGGAGGAATTTGTGACGGAGGAAAGATTTCCCATGGCAGATGAGAGGATCTTTGGAGAGTTTGATACCCTGTCCGACAGGATTCCTCCCTATGAAAATGCCTACTATGTAGTGGTGACACGAGGCCATCTGGGAGATTCCGCCTGTGCAAGAGCGATCCTTAAGAGACCCTTTGCATATTTCGGAATGATCGGAAGCAGGACAAAGGTGCGGATCACCAGGGAAAAGCTCCTAAAAGAGGGCTTTACGGAGGAACAGCTGGATCAGATCCATGCCCCCATCGGACTTCCCATCGGAGGACAGATGCCGGCTGAGATCGCCGTGAGCATCATGGCAGAGATCGTGCAGGAAAAGAACCGGCATTTCCGCACCTACTGTGATGAGGAGGTGGAGGCAGCAGTACGCCGCAGGACACCGGGAACCATGGTCACGATCATCGAGAAGAAGGGCTCCTCACCAAGAGGAACTGGGAGCAAGATGTTCGTATTCCGGGACGGAAGCACGGCAGGAAGCATCGGCGGCGGAAAAGTGGAGTTTGAAGCCGGAAAACACGCAGTAAATATCCGAAATACGGAAACAAAGGTTTACGAGCTGGGACAGGGGGCAGGAGATCTGGGAATGATCTGCGGCGGAACTGTCCGGGTGCTTTTTGAGCCGGTAAATATGTGAAAGAACCGGCCAGGACTTGCATAATATTGCAGAATCGTGTATATTGGACGCAGAGAATTTTTACCGGCGTATAAGGAGGAATCAGATAAAATGAAGAAAAAATGTATTATGGCTTTGATAATAGGCGCGGCTTTCCTTGCACAGGGCTGTGGATATGAGGAAGGAACCGATGCAGTGGTAACAGTAGTAGATTCCACACCGACGCCGGAGCCCACAGAGAAGCCGAAGGCAACTGCAACACCTACACCGAAGGCAGCAGCAGATTCCACAGCAGACGGAGCAGCAGCGGCGGCAGACTCCACCACAGCTGGGGCAGCAGATCCCGCAGCACAGACAGCAGCTACGGAGCAGACCCCAAGCGGCATCAACGTACAGGCTCAGGATGCCACCTACTATGCAGTGGAGGGTGTGAATTTACGTTCTGACGCCAATGCAGAGGCAGAGTTTGTGGCAGGTGTCCTTTCCGGAGAATCCCTGAAGTGTACCGGTGTCTGTGACAATGGATGGATCCGTGTGGATTATAATGGCCAGACCTGCTACGCATCCGGCGATTACGTCAGCACAACCCCGCCGGTAGGAGCAGTGGCAGCAGATACTACCGCAGAAGCAGCACAGTAGAGCACAGACTACAGGCTTTTGACCAGATCAGGGAAATCCTGATCCTGCTTTAATTGCAGATATCTCCTTGATATAATAAAAAACAGGCAGCTGTATTCGATGAAATACATCGATACAGGCAGCCTGTTTTTTTGTTTCGGCATATAGTCCGTTCAGAACACAAGGATCATGCCAGCGGATCGTACCCGCAGATCATTCCGGATAAACAAGACGGTCCGGCTTGATATCGTAGAGAACTTCGTTTAGGAATTTCTTTGCCAGATATTTTGCCATGCCAAGGTTCATATCCAGATAATTTCCGCAGTCCTTGGGAGAAGCTCCCGGGATCTCACCCTCAAAATCGCGGATAAATTCAAACATCTCGATCATCAGCGGAACGATATCTCTGGATTCATAATCCCCGTTAAGAAGAAGATAATTTCCGGTACGGCAGCCCATAGGACCCCAGTAAATGACCTTCGGGCCAAACTCCTTATGGTTTCGCAGGAAGGTAGCTGCCAGATGCTCCATGGCGTGAAGCTCGGCTGTGTTCATAACAGGCTCCTCATTGGGAGAAGTCATACGGATATCGAAGGTAGTGATCACCTGATCTCCAACCGGATCCTTACGTGAAACGTATACGCCAGGCTGAAGCTTGATATGGTCAATGGTAAAACTTGTGATCTTTTCCATGTTGATTCCTCACTTTCTTATATGTACGGAGCCCATAATAAGCTCCATACATGATTTTAGCAGAGAACCGGAAGAGATACAAGGCAAAACAAAGGGAATCCTGCACGTTACTGAGAACAAAATGAACAGTAACTCCTGCACCTGGTTCCGTGCAAAGTTGACTTTATGAAAAGATGATGTTAAACTGAGAAAAGCTTACAGGGGGAGAGTGAAAAGCTCACCTGAAAATGCCGGAACAGGCGTTTTCGGGATCTGATAAGGAGGACTTATAAATATGAAACGTAAGGTTTTAGCCGTATTATTTGCGACAGCTCTTACCGCAGGAATGCTTTCCGGATGCGGAAGCACAGACAGTACTTCTGACAAAGCAGACCAGAAGGAAGAATCTCTGGAGAAAGAAACCTCAGAAGGACAGACAGGCGTAGATGAAGAGACAGCAGCCAATGCAGTATCCGAGGAGGAGGCTGAGGCGGCAGGCTTTTCAGACCATGAAGAAAGCGCCGATGATCAGGAGGCTTCCGGTGATGCAGAGGACACCTCACATGAAACCGAAGCTTCTGCAGACAGCTCCGCAGACAGTACAGAGGATACAGACAGCGCAGACGGAGAATTTTCCGATGGTTCCGAGGATGCACAAATGGCAGGAACAACTGTGATCGATACCAGCCAGCAGCTGACAGGAACCCATCATGCTGCCATCACCGTAAAGGACTATGGTGAGATTGATGTAGAGTTGGATGCAGACACTGCACCCATCACAGTCACAAATTTTGTAAAGCTGGTACAGGACAATTATTATGACGGTCTGACCTTCCACCGGATCATTGACGGATTTATGATCCAGGGCGGAGATCCAAACGGAGACGGAACCGGCGGAGCAGAGGACACCATCAAGGGCGAATTTTCCAGCAATGGAGTGAAGAACGATATTTCTCATGTAAGAGGAACCATTTCCATGGCCCGCAGCACAGATCCGGACAGCGCAAGCTCTCAGTTCTTTATCGTACAGTCCGATTCCACACATCTGGATGGCGACTATGCTGCATTTGGACACGTGACCTCCGGGATGGACATTGTAGATCAGATCTGCAAGGATGCCAAGCCGACAGACGGCAACGGAACCATTGCAAAGGACCAGCAGCCGGTGATTGAGAGTATCCGTATGGTTGACTGACAGGAGGGACAGGGATGCTGAAAGGGAAAACAGTGCTTCTTGGCATCACAGGAAGTATTGCTGCGTACAAGATCGCATATCTGACAAGTGCATTACATAAGCTTCATGCAGATGTTCATGTACTGATGACAGAGAATGCAACGAACTTTATCAATCCGATCACATTTGAAACACTGACTGGGAATAAATGCCTGGTGGATACCTTTGACCGGAACTTTCAGTTCCAGGTAGAGCACGTATCCATTGCCAAGAAGGCAGATGTTGTGATGATCGCACCAGCCAGTGCAAACGTGATCGGAAAGCTGGCCAATGGCCTTGCGGATGATATGCTCACCACTACGGTAATGGCCTGCAGATGTCAGAAAATTCTTTCACCGGCCATGAATACCGCCATGTATGAGAATCCCGTGGTACAGGACAATATCCGGAAGCTGAAAACCTACGGATATGAGGTGATCACACCGGCCAGCGGCTACCTGGCATGCGGAGACACCGGAGCCGGAAAAATGCCGGAACCGGAAACCCTTCTGGAATATATCCTGAAGGAAGCCGCCTTCCAGAAAGACCTTGCCGGCAAAAAGCTCCTGGTAACGGCCGGACCTACCCAGGAGGCCATCGACCCGGTCCGCTGTCTCACCAACCATTCATCCGGAAAGATGGGATACGCCATTGCAAAAATGGCCATGCTCAGAGGAGCAGAGGTTACGCTGGTAAGCGGACCTACTGCTATTGAGCCGCCCCTTTTTGTGAAGGTCGTACCTGTGACATCTGCCAGAGATATGTTCGAGGCAGTGACCGGCTTAAGTGATGAACAGGACATCATCATCAAGGCTGCCGCAGTGGCAGACTACCGTCCGAAGCAGGTCAGTGAAGACAAGGTTAAGAAAAAAGACGATCAGGCTTCCATAGAGCTCGAGAGGACAGACGACATTCTGAAATATCTGGGCCAGCACAAAAAGCAGGGCCAGTTCCTCTGCGGATTTTCCATGGAGACCAGAGACATGCTCCGTAATTCCAGAGCCAAGCTTGAGAAGAAAAACCTGGATATGGTGGCAGCCAACAACCTGAAGGTAGAAGGCGCCGGATTCCAGGGAGATACCAATGTCCTGACTCTGATCACACAGGATGAAGAAGTGTCACTCCCGCTTATGAGCAAGGAGGATGCAGCGTTAAAGATCCTGGATCAGATCCTTCTGCTTACCACAAAGGCAGAAGCATATCTACAGAGCCGGTCAGAGAGCCGGTTTTAACAACGAAAAGCGGAACAAAAAGATCACCGCTTTCCATCACCGTATTGTATCCGCAGAAAACGCCGGGAAATGCTGTATTTCCGGAAATATTCACAGAGCGGAACGGTAACAAGGAGGAGAAGAAATGAAAAACAACAAATTTACAACAGCACAGCTTACATTACTCGGCCTGATGGCAGCAATCCTTCTGCTGATGGCCTACACACCACTGGGATATCTGAACATCGGGCCACTGGCCATTTCCTTTAACGTGATCCCGGTAGCCATCAGTGCAGTCGTCCTCGGACCCGTAGGAGGAGCCGTGGCAGGTGCGATCTTCGGCCTGACCAGCTTTCTCCAGTGCATAGGAGTAGGCGGCTCCAGTGCAATGGGAGTTGTGCTTTTCGGTATCAATCCGGTATTTGCCTTTATCCAGCGCTTCATCCCACGTCTTCTGGACGGTATCTGCCTCGGATATATTTTTAAAGGCATGCGAAAGGTCAGCAATACCTATGTGGCATGTGCAGTAACCGGATTCTTTTCCGCATTCCTGAATACACTGTTCTTCATGGCGGCACTTGTAGGACTGTTCGGAAATACCGATTATGTAAAAAATCTGATGGGCGGTCATAACATCATCATCGGCTGCTGTCTCATGGTAGGGATCAACGCAGTATGCGAAATGATTTCCTCCACAGTGATCACAGGAGCAGTGGGAGCCGCACTTTCCAAGGCACATCTGATCCCATCCGCACAGATCAGCCGTGAGAAGACAAAAGCATAAAGACAGGGAAAATAAAATTATGATATTAGCAATTGATATTGGAAATACCAACATAGTCGTGGGCTGCATCGATGACAAAAAAACATATTTCATCGAGAGACTTTCTACCGTAAGAACAAAAACAGAACTGGAATATGCCGTAGACCTGAAAACCTTACTGGAAATCTACCACATCAAAAAGGCAGACATAGAAGGCTGTATCATTTCATCTGTAGTCCCGCAGATCACCAACATTGCCAAGCTGGCAGCAGAAAAGATCCTCAAAAAAGAAGTCATGGTCCTGGGACCAGGAGTAAAAACAGGTCTGAACATCATGATGGACAACCCCGGACAGCTGGGCGCGGATCTTGTGGCAGACGCTGTGGCAGGATTAAATGAATATCCGGTTCCGTTTATTGTGATCGATATGGGAACCGCCACTACAGTTTCGGTTGTCAACAGCAAAAAGCAATACATTGGCGGAATGATCCTTCCTGGCATCGGAATATCCCTGGATGCACTGACAGCCAGAGCATCCCAGCTCAGCGGGATCAGCATTGATGCCCCGAAGCATGTGATCGGGCGCAATACCATCGAATGCATGAAAAGTGGCGTGCTCTACAGCAACGCAGCAGCTATCGACGGGATCATTGACCGGGTGGAAGAAGAACTTGGTGAGAAAACAACCGTGATCGCAACAGGTGGTCTTGCAAAAAAGATCATTTCTCATTGTAAGAAAGAAATCATTCTGGATGAGGACCTTCTGCTCAAAGGACTCCTTGTGATCTACAAAAAAAATAAATAAAAACAACAAAAAAATCAGCTGCCGGTGCAGAAAACACGTACCGGACAGCTGATTTTTTTACTGTGCAAATGCTCTGCGGAAATCCTCAGGCACAGGTGCCAGGAAACACATCGGTTCCCCGGTGATCGGGTGGGCAAATTCCAGCTGGAAGGAATGCAGGGCCTGGCGTCCGATCCGGTCAAAAACCGGATGATACAGAAAATCCCCTGGCAGCGGACAGCCGATATACTTCATATGCACCCGGATCTGATGGGTCCTCCCCGTATCCAGATGCAACTCCACAAGAGCATATCCGTTGTTGACAGCAAGACGCTCATAATGAGTTACAGCAGTCTCCCCACGCTCAAAATTAACCTCCCTTGTGATCACAGAAGCATCCATTCTGGCAACAGGAGCGGAGATCGTCCCCCTTTCCGGTGGGATCCCGTCAGTAAGTGCAAGATAGGTACGCCGGATCTGGCGCTGCTTCATCTGGGCCGAGAGAAGAGCCCCGCTCAGAGGGTTCTTGGCCAGCACCAGCACCCCCGTGGTATCCCTGTCCAGCCGGTTGATGCAACGGTAGACAAAAGCCTTCCCCTGTTGCTTATAATACCAGGCAACACCGTTGGCAAGAGTATTCTCATAGTTCCCCGCAGAGGGATGCACAGGCATATCAGCAGGCTTGTTCAGCACAAGGATATCCTCATCCTCATACAGGATATCCAGAGGCAGCGGCACCGGAATAATGGAAGACTCCGATCCGTCCCCGACTTCCTCCGGAACAAGGATGCGGAGAACATCCCTCTCCCTCAGGATCGTTCTGCCAAAAGCCGGTTCTCCGTTCAGCAGGATCGCATGCTCTGCACGCTTCATAGTCGTCAATATATGTTTGGAAAAACCCTTCTTCCGAAGAAAACCAAGAACATTTTCCCCGGACTCCCCGGTTGAGATCGTATAAGTAATAATTCTCTCCATAGAAAAAAATCCTTTTCTGAAATTTAGCAGGCCAAAAGCCAGATCAGGCGGCCTGCGGGTATAGTATAGCATTTGGGCATGGAAATGTCGATTAGGCATAAAAAAAGAGCT from Blautia sp. SC05B48 encodes:
- a CDS encoding XdhC family protein — its product is MYQTIYDVVEKRGRVKTGILLNGKDAGLKYLSEEGGFFYPEGAERNKEAEEFLKASVEAAVETGVVKNGDREIFVETYEKNPRLIILGGGHVSLPVAEIGRMLGFHVTVMDDREEFVTEERFPMADERIFGEFDTLSDRIPPYENAYYVVVTRGHLGDSACARAILKRPFAYFGMIGSRTKVRITREKLLKEGFTEEQLDQIHAPIGLPIGGQMPAEIAVSIMAEIVQEKNRHFRTYCDEEVEAAVRRRTPGTMVTIIEKKGSSPRGTGSKMFVFRDGSTAGSIGGGKVEFEAGKHAVNIRNTETKVYELGQGAGDLGMICGGTVRVLFEPVNM
- a CDS encoding SH3 domain-containing protein, with the translated sequence MKKKCIMALIIGAAFLAQGCGYEEGTDAVVTVVDSTPTPEPTEKPKATATPTPKAAADSTADGAAAAADSTTAGAADPAAQTAATEQTPSGINVQAQDATYYAVEGVNLRSDANAEAEFVAGVLSGESLKCTGVCDNGWIRVDYNGQTCYASGDYVSTTPPVGAVAADTTAEAAQ
- a CDS encoding S-ribosylhomocysteine lyase: MEKITSFTIDHIKLQPGVYVSRKDPVGDQVITTFDIRMTSPNEEPVMNTAELHAMEHLAATFLRNHKEFGPKVIYWGPMGCRTGNYLLLNGDYESRDIVPLMIEMFEFIRDFEGEIPGASPKDCGNYLDMNLGMAKYLAKKFLNEVLYDIKPDRLVYPE
- the coaBC gene encoding bifunctional phosphopantothenoylcysteine decarboxylase/phosphopantothenate--cysteine ligase CoaBC is translated as MLKGKTVLLGITGSIAAYKIAYLTSALHKLHADVHVLMTENATNFINPITFETLTGNKCLVDTFDRNFQFQVEHVSIAKKADVVMIAPASANVIGKLANGLADDMLTTTVMACRCQKILSPAMNTAMYENPVVQDNIRKLKTYGYEVITPASGYLACGDTGAGKMPEPETLLEYILKEAAFQKDLAGKKLLVTAGPTQEAIDPVRCLTNHSSGKMGYAIAKMAMLRGAEVTLVSGPTAIEPPLFVKVVPVTSARDMFEAVTGLSDEQDIIIKAAAVADYRPKQVSEDKVKKKDDQASIELERTDDILKYLGQHKKQGQFLCGFSMETRDMLRNSRAKLEKKNLDMVAANNLKVEGAGFQGDTNVLTLITQDEEVSLPLMSKEDAALKILDQILLLTTKAEAYLQSRSESRF
- a CDS encoding ECF transporter S component → MKNNKFTTAQLTLLGLMAAILLLMAYTPLGYLNIGPLAISFNVIPVAISAVVLGPVGGAVAGAIFGLTSFLQCIGVGGSSAMGVVLFGINPVFAFIQRFIPRLLDGICLGYIFKGMRKVSNTYVACAVTGFFSAFLNTLFFMAALVGLFGNTDYVKNLMGGHNIIIGCCLMVGINAVCEMISSTVITGAVGAALSKAHLIPSAQISREKTKA
- a CDS encoding type III pantothenate kinase — encoded protein: MILAIDIGNTNIVVGCIDDKKTYFIERLSTVRTKTELEYAVDLKTLLEIYHIKKADIEGCIISSVVPQITNIAKLAAEKILKKEVMVLGPGVKTGLNIMMDNPGQLGADLVADAVAGLNEYPVPFIVIDMGTATTVSVVNSKKQYIGGMILPGIGISLDALTARASQLSGISIDAPKHVIGRNTIECMKSGVLYSNAAAIDGIIDRVEEELGEKTTVIATGGLAKKIISHCKKEIILDEDLLLKGLLVIYKKNK
- a CDS encoding RluA family pseudouridine synthase, giving the protein MERIITYTISTGESGENVLGFLRKKGFSKHILTTMKRAEHAILLNGEPAFGRTILRERDVLRILVPEEVGDGSESSIIPVPLPLDILYEDEDILVLNKPADMPVHPSAGNYENTLANGVAWYYKQQGKAFVYRCINRLDRDTTGVLVLAKNPLSGALLSAQMKQRQIRRTYLALTDGIPPERGTISAPVARMDASVITREVNFERGETAVTHYERLAVNNGYALVELHLDTGRTHQIRVHMKYIGCPLPGDFLYHPVFDRIGRQALHSFQLEFAHPITGEPMCFLAPVPEDFRRAFAQ